The following coding sequences lie in one Liolophura sinensis isolate JHLJ2023 chromosome 4, CUHK_Ljap_v2, whole genome shotgun sequence genomic window:
- the LOC135464698 gene encoding endoplasmic reticulum resident protein 44-like — translation MAGSVHLKTIGSRSYILYLILNLLSAVRADVIQLTQANINQVFRENEVVFVNFYADWCRFSQILAPVFLEASNKIKAEFPIHGKIAFGKVDCDQETSISAGYHISKYPTLKLFRNGEIVKREFRGQRSADSIAAFIRDQITDPVQEHRTLEELDDLDTKKRHVIGYFASKESEEYKTFKKVASSLRDDCEFHAAFGPVSESERTGGSDNVVFRAPNTRRQDTVFLGQLTNYDYLNQWMTDKCVPLVREITFENAEELTEEGLPFLILFYNPDEKDIIDQFQLEVARQLLPEKANINFLTADGLKFTHPLHHLGKSPKDLPILAIDSFRHMYIFPGDIRQDMGKPGVLKQFIADLHSGKLHREFHHGPDPTEPPADQGQDSQPTGHIPHDKSDGSADVKPKQPTSPPESTFRKLAPSRNRYTILRDEL, via the exons ATTTTGAACTTGCTCTCAGCCGTCAGAGCAGATGTCATACAGCTGACTCAAGCAAACATCAACCAAGTGTTTA gagaaaatgaagtagtttttgtgaatttttatgCCGATTG gtgcagaTTTAGTCAGATTTTAGCCCCAGTTTTCCTCGAagcatcaaacaaaataaaagcagaATTCCCT ATACATGGAAAAATTGCTTTTGGAAAAGTTGACTGTGACCAGGAGA CGAGCATCTCAGCCGGTTATCATATCAGTAAATACCCCACACTGAAGTTATTCCGTAATGGGGAGATTGTGAAGCGAGAATTCCGTGGCCAAAGATCAGCCGATTCCATTGCTGCTTTTATTCGTGATCAGATAACTGATCCCGTACAGGAGCATAGAACATTGGAGGAACTGGATGACCTTGAT ACAAAGAAAAGACATGTGATTGGTTATTTTGCATCAAAAGAATCAGAGGAGtacaaaactttcaaaaaggTGGCCAGTTCTCTGAGAGATGACTGTGAGTTTCATGCAGCCTTTGG GCCAGTCTCAGAGTCTGAGAGAACGGGTGGAAGTGACAACGTTGTATTTAGGGCACCAAAT ACCCGGCGACAAGACACTGTATTCCTGGGTCAGCTGACCAACTATGACTACCTCAACCAGTGGATGACAGACAAGTGTGTACCTCTGGTTAGAGAAATCACATTTGAAAATGCTGAG GAATTAACAGAGGAAGGATTACCATTCTTAATCCTGTTCTATAATCCAGATGAGAAAGATATTATTGATCAATTCCAGCTGGAGGTTGCTAGGCAACTTCTTCCTGAAAAAG CAAATATTAATTTCTTGACTGCTGACGGACTCAAATTTACTCATCCACTCCATCACCTGGGCAAGTCCCCCAAAGATCTACCTATCCTGGCCATTGACAGTTTCcgtcacatgtacattttcccGGGGGATATCCGACAGGATATGGG taaGCCCGGCGTATTAAAACAGTTCATCGCAGATTTACATTCGGGCAAACTTCACCGCGAGTTCCACCATGGACCTGACCCAACGGAGCCTCCTGCTGATCAG GGCCAGGACTCGCAGCCAACAGGCCACATACCACATGACAAATCTGATGGCAGTGCTGATGTCAAGCCCAAACAGCCTACATCTCCACCAGAGTCTACCTTTAGAAAGCTTGCTCCATCGAGAAATCGTTACACAATTTTACGAGATGAACTGTAG